A genomic region of Blastopirellula marina contains the following coding sequences:
- a CDS encoding DMT family protein, translating into MWTIILLILSNIFMTFAWYGHLKFKSSALWVVILASWGIAFFEYCLQVPANRWGHERFSAAQLKVMQE; encoded by the coding sequence ATGTGGACGATCATCTTACTGATCCTCTCGAACATCTTCATGACGTTCGCCTGGTATGGGCACCTGAAGTTCAAGAGCAGCGCCCTGTGGGTGGTGATCCTGGCGAGTTGGGGGATCGCGTTTTTTGAATATTGCCTGCAAGTGCCGGCCAATCGTTGGGGGCACGAGCGGTTCAGCGCGGCGCAGCTGAAGGTCATGCAGGAGG